The genomic stretch GCTTCAAAGGGACTTTTCATATGATACATCTAAATGACACTGAAGATTTCTTgctttggagtgcttgcttggatgtttggttatcttcatttgataccattggtcttcatattaattgcttggatgattatggtTTTATTGCttgcttgacaatccaaaggaagTGGGTTTCTATCTTACAatattgtcttgtggatgcttcccatgggttagatcttttcaacaCTAAACATTTTtatcttgtctaggatagtcccttcatctcctcctacttctttaatttcaaaatctccctctcattttcaaaacttctttgctagttgttttcaacttatacttgttttaatgagtagaaacattgaccttatgccattgacttttaaactattttcttaaatcaaacttgtaaatggaattaatcatattgactttattttcaaaacgACCTAAAAAGAACTgacaacctcatctaatcatttttGGCCACTTGTGCCTTTTCCCTTTAACATTTTCAAAAGGAAACATTTAGATTTGAGTTGTCTTTGGTTGAAatgtaattctcccattccatgatatgttAAGTGTAAGAatttccatttattaggggttagtggcatacttgttgattgaatccaagttggagccctccctcttaaatgttgtaaagccctcattatcggtgaatgtttggttgagtattcttccattgataacaaaagatctttaagcttttgttaaaattaatccatccatctttgaaatttttaccacgaactacgaggttttgatccctcatttttatgtttgtacgtaggcataagaccaaaagtcttgtcaaacacaaaaatgttAATAATAAATTATCTTCTCATTCCCCCATTCTATTTTTAAACAATCatatttttcaactaaaacacttgcacacaaaaagggctccctaggagtacctaggacactttggatgctaataccttccctctgtgtaactaacccccttacctgtaatctctgacattttattagttttgatttgaaaacttcttatctttgggttttgttcgtactttttcccttttcctttggaaacaataaaagcgtggtggtgactctggttttattgacgttgagttaaccaatggctcaatggtcatgaatttaccactataactccatttggagcaggtttttatcATATTTCGCATATTATTACCGCTTTATTTATTTACTCGCTCTTTATTTATCTTTTCGTGCACTACTTTTATTTACAAGTCTTATTTATCGCACCGTATTCCTTTAAACTACTTTTTCCGTTATGTCTACTTATAAGCTTCAAACTTATATTTTCATGTTTGTCATAGGCATGTCCAACTAATTTATTAATGCTGGGATGTGAGTACCGTCACTTGACGATACTCTAACTATTGCTTCTTTAGGATTTCGATTGTGGGttattttgattttaatacaATCTTTCTGAATTTAATTTAATCGGTCACTGCAAAAGTAGTGTCGTGAAAACATCGGGTAAGATCGAAAGTTGTCTGACATTAAAGAATAAGATTGGTTTGTTTTTTATTAATGAATACCGGAAAAGCACTTTGTTAATTAACTAGGAAAGTCTAATATTTCTAGAAGGAGGTTTTAAAACTATTTACGCACGCGTTTCTAGGTTTAAGATCTGGTTGCCATGGCGAAATCCTGGAACCCTTTTAAGTTAAATTTTCCAATCAAAATTACTTTTCAGCCAAGTGAAGAATCTAATTTTTTAAAATAGGATTTACTACTTTAACGCATCAAGTGCCGGTCACACGTGACAATGGATGGTATAGATTAGAGAGTCAAATCCGGTTATGAATACCGAAAGCGACAATTCTTGTTCACattcttttcaaagtagaaaatatTGCTCCGTACAACGATCCTATTTAGAAGCAATAAAGAGTATTGTTGTTTGATGAGAGCCACATCCCAGTATTATTTGCCtaaatttattaaagttatttAATTTCATCTCACCTTTGTTTAATTGAttcgccttagataaacaccgtaacaattAAAAATGATAGATCGACAGTTAGGTCTCAGTGGGATCAATATCTTCTAAAACTACGCGATATATTGTACACTTACAGTTAGTTATTCTGATAGACTCATAATCTCGCGAACAAAATCGAGTATCACAACATAATGAGTTCGAACAAAACCTCGACTTTATGTATAAAGGAAATTTTTGGGCTTTCTTTGTCCGTTCAAATCTCATGctcggggggggggggggggggggggggggcttatGTACATCCCGAAAAGTTAATTTGACCAACTGAGGTATAAGATCAACGAAGCCTATTCGTGTACATGAGTTATTTGAGGTCGAGTTGGTGATAACCGAGTATGATGAGGCTAACATGATTGGATAGTCGTGTCGTCATCTACTAATCGATGAAGTCTATTTGTGTACATGATTGGATAACCGTGTTGCCATCTACTATTCGGAATCTGGTTAGGGTATCAAAATAAGCAAGACGTAGCCAACCTCATGTAAATCGAGAATGATCTAGTTCGTACTAGTCAGATCCGATGACAATGTTACAATGACATTCGAGGGATCGTATGAAACAGTTACAAAATGATACATTAAAATATGAGAGTTATAATTATTGAAGAGGCAAACATTATATAACAATTATAGGGATGACAGACGATATAGACAAATGTATTTATGAGGAATATGAAGGGTAAAAACGTGAGAAGAAAGAAGGAGGTTAGAACCTATAAATAGGATAATGATCGAAAGGTAAAGGACAAGATAAGAAATACCAATACATAAGAGACACTCAAACAAATCATTTTAGAGTTTCCTTAACTGAAAATAAATAAGTCAATCTTCTAGTAATTTTAACAAAAACATACACCTTAATATGGTTTTGATTTAATGTCTTGGTTTGaataaataaagtaaataaaGGTAAAATTTAAATAGAGATTAATTATGCACTGTCAATGTAAAAGGTTTTATATTTTCAatgcatcacaatcatccgtctgtattattttttaaatatttaaaataaaagtcaaacttttCAAATAAATTAATAGTTGTGATTAATTAACAATGTAAAAAATCTTTACATTTTCggtgtatatcaattaaattcatttaaaaattaaTGAAAAATGCATTTAAACATAAAATATTTAACAATATTCGATCAATACATTTTTCTCTCTTCCTTAACCCCTATTGGCTGAGTAACACCTTGTTGTCACGTTGCAGAAATGGTTCTGTCAGTGGTGGTTTTCGACTTCGATCGAACCATTATTGACGACGACAGTGACAGATGGGTCATCAACCAAATGGGTCTCACCAACCTTTTCAACCAACTCCGAACCACCCTTCCTTGGACCTCTCTCATGGACACAATCATGCAACATCTCCACTCCAACGGAATCACCATCGATAACATCGCACAATCTCTCAAAACCGCTTTCTTGCATCCAAACATCGTTTCCGCCATCAAATCTGCACATTCTCTAGGGTATTTTTCTTCTACTGTTTTTCTTCTTCGTCATTCTTTAACTTTCTGGGCTgtgaaaaaaattgatttttttttattttgcagATGTGATTTGAGGATAATTAGTGATGCTAATTTGTTCTATATTCAAACTATTCTTGAACACCATGATATTTTAGGGTGTTTTTCTCAGATTAATACAAACCCAACATTTGTTGATGAAAAGGGTTGTCTTCATGTTACTCCTTTTCATGATTCATTATCATTGCCTCCTCATGATTGTCACCTCTGCCCTCCCAATATGTGCAAGGTATATATACTCTTTGGGGTGTGTTTCTGTTAGTTTTGCTTGGTTTGTTTTGAAATGAACTTAGTTTTGTGTAACTGTTTAGTTAAGTTCCATGTAGCACTGACGCCTCTTAAAAAAGATTTGTCCGACATTTGTAATTACGTTTAATTTATAAGTGTCTGTGTCGGTGTCATGTTTCTGGTGTCCATGCTCTATAGGTTGAGTTTGAGTTTGAGTTGCTTGAATCAAAACAATTAATGTTTGTATGTAATGCTGATGATGTGTTATAGCCATGGTTTTAAATAACGGTCAAGTTAACTGTTGCGGTTACGTCAGAACTGTTAATATTGTGGAGAATTGTACTCAAATGTGGCAGATGCAGTCTCATTACCAATTATTTTGCGATTTCGGCAAAGTAAAAAGTTGTAAAAGAACTATGTCGCGGTCCTGATTGCAGTCGCGTATCTTTATTTTAAACCCTCTAAAGTGTTGTTGCTGCAATAAGGACCGCACCATAGATATTTGGTTATAAATTATGATCAAACTAAAATTTGGTGTTAAAATCAGTTTTGATTGAAAATAATCAAACGTCTATAGATTTTTACTAAAAATTAATTTGGAGGCGAGACAAAATTAGTTTTAACATTCTGTTGAGTGAATCTAAGCACCCGATGAATCTTGCATTTTTCATATTTGAGTCCACAGCATCCAGTTTTTGAAATTCTTGCTTAGTTTTACGACTTGCAAAAAGTTGAAATCTATTGTGTCGTGTGATTTTATCAACTTCACTTTGTTTGATATTGTCTTCTATTCCATCTCAGGGTTTGGTTATAGACAGAATCCGCGGTTCATTAGCTGAAAGCGAAACAAGATTCATCTACGTCGGAGATGGAACAGGTGATTATTGTCCTACTTTGAAGCTCGGGGAAAATGATTTTGTGATGCCTAGGAAGAACTATCCCTTATGGAAAAGCATTTGCAGTGATCCAAAACCAGTTCATGCAAAAGTTCATGATTGGAGCAATGGGGAAGAGTTGGAGAACATATTACTCAACCTGGTCAAAAAAATTAGTCACATAGCTTAAAAGGTACTCAACCGCATGAGTTACACCTCCTGCTGATGATAGCAAGGGGTGTAACTCATGCGAATTTAGAGGGTTTGGTTCTCTGGACAAGTTGGATTCTCGCAGAAATTACCTATTCCTATTCCCTTTCCAACATATAGAAGTTATTGGATGGATCAATGTTTGTGAAAATCGATCTAACTTGCATTGGTTGACCGTTATTCACAACTGGTTAGTGTTATTTCTAAACATCAGAAAGCAGAACTTTAACACCTAGAAAGAAGAATGTTGAACAGCATGAAGGATTTAGTTTTCTCTTTGTACAACAACAATGATAACAAcatctattattattatttaaacATTTACAAAGAAAACTATATTTTTAACTTTTTGATTGCAAGAATTAACAATGGATACTTGATAAATTCGGTGCCATTAATGAACTCAACATAATTGAATGAACTCACACGTGAGAACTGAGAAATAATAAACTCAAGTAAACACTGAAAATTCGATTTTGTCTTTTCATatttcgaagatgcatcttcgaatGCGTCTAATACATACAAAAAAAACGCATTTTCTTCTTTTTCATGGTCAAACACCACTTTTAGATCAAAACCTTTAAAAAAACGCATTTCATACTCGATCAACTTTAGCATTACAAAACAACATTCTTATGTTTTATCACATCAAAAGGAGAAAAATAAATTGTAATTTAAGGTAAAAAAAACTTGTATCTCCTTCCTCATTACTTGCATTAATCTGGTTTTTGTTGTATAAAAATGAACATTGAGTCAAGAGATGCATTTCCGGAGTAGGTTGCATGTATTTTGGATATGCACTTTCGGATTGCTCTAAAGTTGAATTTgaatattaaatatatttttctATTATGCTTGGTTGTAGATATGGTGCACCTTGATATTTTTTCTAAAGTTATTGCGTATGTGGATGTTAAATCAGATGATGTCGAAGATAATGTTAAACTGGTTGATGTCAGAGATGATGTTAAATCAGTTGATGTCGAGGTGAATGTTAAACCGACTTTTATCGAGGTAGATGTTCGTGAATAATTTACAACTAAACAATAGTTTGTTGAGCGTGAATGTATGCTCCAATGGAATCGCACGACGACCGCCAAACTTGGGTTCAACGTTGTAATCGAGAGGTCTAATAATGGTTATGATAGAAGACAAACATTTGTAACAATGAGATGCGAAAGAAGTGGCAACTAACAACAACCTATTTGGAAGTTGAAACAATATGACACCAGATCGAGAAAGTGTGAGTATCATTTTAAGGTGCGTGGATAAAGTAAGTACATGAAAATGTAATGTCGTTTATGGTATATATAATCATGACTTGTCACAAGTTAGACGGTCATCCCATTAGATGTCGCCTTAATTTTGAGGAAAATGAATTTGTTTCTAACATGACATTCAATATGGTTCGACCAAAAAATGTCAAGTCATACAATGAAAGCAAGTTTAGGTAGAAGATCTAAAACATGAATTAAGATTAAAGAGTCATCAATATTAAATCTTGAGTAGACTTGCTCATCGTAATTGTACTAGTAATCTCGTGATTAATGGATGAGAATAGCTACTAAAAATATTAAAGCCTAAGTCTGGCCTTTAGCCGATCATAGACTTATTTTTATATCCGAGTCTGACTTTTTTAAAGGTCTGATTAGTCTGTTAGCCTACTTAAAAGCTTATTTCATTTGAACATATCTATATACGGAATTCAATTAATATTTATATACTAAAAAACTAAAAGATAAATGATATTAAAAGTTTGTTTGCATTAAGCTATTTAAGCTTACCTAGTATCATATGTTTTGTGAGATTATTTGTTTAGGAAACCTTATGAAAACAACTTATGACATTGTTCATAAGAATTTTACGACCTATTTTTATAAGTTCTTCAAGATGTCTACgttttatttttgtattttaattcaaaaaataaaatactattaataataataaaataattttcaCATTTATTTAAATAGGTCGGTTTGATAGATTTAAAAGAATTTTTTATGACCTGAGGCCTAGCCTTTTTAGCTAAACAGGACTCTAAAAAAGCCTATGCATTTTTTATTTAAAGACAATCTTGGTCTGACCTTGGTCTATGTAGGCTATGTCGTAGGTTCCTGTTAGTTGGCATGCCCTATTCTCACCCTTATCCATAATGCTAAGTTTAGAAATTTACCTGTCTTGTCACTTGAGCAACGTTTCTACCTCCGAGCTCCCTCTCTTATTCTCTTGTTGTAAACGAATTTGAACCTACTCCAATTCTCCACTACCTCAATACACCGAAACTCCTTTTGAATTGAACTTGTAGCCTTTACTTATAGGCGTGGATTTATGGCCCTTGTAGGCGCACCACTCTTGTGCCTAATGATCATCCTGCTTTCTTCTTGATTAAGCAATGCTAGTTATCTGATAGGTGGCCATAGCCGCCTTACCTTGCTAACCACGCCACCTCTGCGCTTAGAGCATAAAATCATGTTTTACCATGAAGTACTTGAATCTGGAAGTGCCATTTGGCCTCCTGAGCTCTCCTAGCACGCCTACGTCTTTGCCTAGCGAGCCTTGGTTTTCAGGTTTTTGCTCTGGCTTGGTATTTGCATGCTGAATCTTGGTTTTCCGTTCATTTTTACATGTTTTTAGGTGATACAAGCCAGAAAAATCCACACAGGTGTTTTATCACTTTTTATACATAAATTGAGGATTTTTATATTGATTGCTTGTAAAATAAGTTAATAAGTGCCTACGTATTTTCATAAGTTTGGAACTTATCAACTCTCTCCAACTTATCTTTTGTTTTTATCCTCAAACAAAATCGATCAAATGGTTGATAAATATTTTGAATGCATGTTTCTCTGAAAGGTTAACTGAGTTAGGTCAAGATTTTTGAAATTATTTTTATCGCATGGTATTCTTTTAAATGCAAGTTCATAATCAATATCCTGGATATCTATAAACCATAACATAAAGATGAATTGTTTGTTTGACCAAAGTAAGATTTTTAAAATATGTTTATATCAAAAGTTAATCATTCATCAGAATCATGATCTCAGTGAGTATTTCTCAATGGTTAGTGTTTCTCTAAAAAATCAGACAATGCATGAACTATATAAACACTTTCCATTTCATCTAAATAGTATCACTAGATATATCATTAGTCATGAATCACTAAAGTCGTTCTTTTCGTTCTAACGTGGCTATACTTGCAAAAAATAGTAATTTTTCTTTGAATTCAAAAGTCTAAAAATAAGAAAGATTAAAatatttatttcaaaaaattGTATTTCTTTACTTCCACTTTCTTACAACCATTTTCTTTTGgtgttttttttttctttttatatgcttgacttttaatttttgaattgtttatgtcaaaacattttctttttctttgattACACCAGTACCACTTGAATgtttttttcaaaacatttcatttttctttttctcccCAACATTTAATTTTGACATACCCTTACTTTTACATCCTCTTTTATCCTTAAGATAAGGTAGAGAACAATGTTTTTCTTTTAAATTAGCTAAGGGTTGTATCATTTAAAAGGaacaaaattttcattttaaGGCTCGGAGGATTTTTTCAAAGGATCCACATCCTCACAAAATAGGCATTTTAGGGTAAGTAGGTTTTCATTTAATAACAAACAATGCCTTGATCATATCTATGACTTTCAAACATATCAAGTAATAGACGGAATGATGCAAAGTCTACATAGTTAGCATGCATGTCTACTCTCATAATTTATGTAAAACATGAGGTTTCACACTTCTCACTTGGGTAAGCTTATGATTCCTAACTTATGTCAACATGTTTTCACTAGACAATAATAAAATCAAACTTTTAATAAAGCAAGAAATTCATAAACATGATATATTCATAGATAGTCAGACATTAATCATTAATAAATCATTTAAAGAGAATACAATATTTTTCATGTCATTTGTTCTTTGACCTTTCACCTTATCACTTGTGATTCCATGCATTTTGACTGTTCATAACATCGTCTAAACCATGTGTAGACAAAGATTCTTTGGAAgtatttttttatataaataaaatcagaaattaacacttaattatgattttttttaaaattaaatagGTATCAATTACTAGTTTTGATAATCTTTTCATTCTACTATATGCATAAAACATTTACTTGTCCCTGAACAACAAAGTAATGAGTGGAATATGGATGACCTCGCCTAGCCCCAACATTCTAGTTTAGTCAACTTTGTGTAGCAAAATACTGTCGTGGATATTTAAATGTGCAAGTATACACAGGCTAATAGTAGCAAGTGATGTAAAAGTAAGAGTATCGATTCCACAAAGACTGTATTAACTTAAATTGATTCTCATTGTATAACCTTGTGAATAGTCATGAGCAAAGGATAATAATAATGATTGGTTGATACAAATTCAGGTTGAGCAATAATGAATTGGAGTAAAGAAGTTAAATCAGTAGTAAGAGACATGTTGGGAAATGATTCATTTAATGGGTTTCATATTTTGTGTGTAAATGAAGAGATTTGTCGTGATAGACGGGGTTAGAAAGTGATATAGTTGTATATGTCTACAACATCAGAGCATATGCATTAAGTTAGGGGAATAAATTTATAGGTTTCACAATAATGTTAAAGCACATCTTGTTTACCTATTAATTTCCCTATGGTTGTACCCATTTGTGTCTAAAGTGACTAATCTAGTGAACATGTCTATCTTACTATTTTCAATCATATTTACCATGAGTTCCACTTGTTAAAGGATCTCCTAACATTAACAAGCTTTTACCTATTTTTCTAAGGTGATCAGACAAAGAAACATATATATAACAATACTTAACTTGATAAAATGAATCACTAAAATCACACCATCTAACATAAAGTACTAATTTTTATTAAATTTCACATTGCTAAATATAATGAGTTTAGCTCATGGTGAGCAAAAGAAATACAACAACACAAGTTCTTAGAGTAGTCATTTCTAAACATTAAAAACCTAAGTATAACACTTATACTTATTGTAATCTTTAATCAGCAAGAGGCGATTTCTATCACTCCTGGTAGATTTGCACTCTTCAAGAAAGGAAGATGAGAGGTTCTCTTTACATCTGGTTCAAAATTCTTCTTTTCCATACAATGTATATTTTTTTCTAAGTTATTTTTCAATCATCTTAACTTCTGACTCTCTTTTCCATTTCTCCAAGGTGGTCATTTAATATCCTTCTAGCTTTTAAGGTTTCTTTGATTCATTGGATCATGAGCCATATGATTATACATTGATTTGGCCCATGGAAATCAACATATTCCTTCTTTTTATCCTCTCGTAGCAGTACTAGGTATAATGCATAACGCATGCAGGGGACAAAACTTCATGTGATAGGCCTTCAATACAGAGGGGCAAGTCACACGTTCATTTCAGCGCTAGGCAACTTTTGTGGGTTTTTGTCTTGTAGTGTGCATCCTTATCCATTCAACTTTCTAGCTCAGATAATGCTTTCATCCTTAATCTCATGTCACGTTTGCCCTAAATGTTGAGATCCTTCACTCCTTTCAGCATCTTCTGGATTTAAGGCCTGCTGGGAAGTGAGGTAGAATTGAAGTTGTATTCTTGGCATGGCATAATTTATCACCTGAGTACtcctacaaaagcaacaaacaCATAAAACTCTCAAAAGAGAACACCTAATGTTCCCCATGCTAACGAAcctaaaaacaaaaaaaaatcaattcaACCTATCTTATAAATAAAAAATCCAACATATCTTCTTCAAATCTTATGGATCAAGGAAATGTGCTATACAAAATTCATTTCTTTCACTCCCTTTTCACATTTCAGGTACTTAGACGTTTTCACCTTTTATGATATGAGATGCGATATTTTTGATGTTTTTTTTATATGTTAATGTTTTCTTGAGTTATGTTATTGTTGATAGAAGTTGAATATCATGGatgattttatttttgttgagctatgttgtatgttgtttaaggtatGTTATGAGTTATGTTGTTGATGATAAAAGTCGTATGTTGTTTAGCTATGTTATTGATGATAAAAGTTGTATTTTATTGAGCTATGTTGTAGATGATAAAAGTTGTATTTTGTTGAGCTATGTTGTTGAATGTAAAAGTTGTATTTTGTTGAGCTATGTTATATGTTGTTTAAGACAATATTTTAAAAACCGGACCGAATTGGCCGGTTCAATTGGTTGGACCGGGAATCGAAGATGAATCAGGTTGGATCAATCTTTCAAAACCGTTAGTGGGTCAAA from Lathyrus oleraceus cultivar Zhongwan6 chromosome 7, CAAS_Psat_ZW6_1.0, whole genome shotgun sequence encodes the following:
- the LOC127106175 gene encoding thiamine phosphate phosphatase-like protein, which translates into the protein MVLSVVVFDFDRTIIDDDSDRWVINQMGLTNLFNQLRTTLPWTSLMDTIMQHLHSNGITIDNIAQSLKTAFLHPNIVSAIKSAHSLGCDLRIISDANLFYIQTILEHHDILGCFSQINTNPTFVDEKGCLHVTPFHDSLSLPPHDCHLCPPNMCKGLVIDRIRGSLAESETRFIYVGDGTGDYCPTLKLGENDFVMPRKNYPLWKSICSDPKPVHAKVHDWSNGEELENILLNLVKKISHIA